Proteins encoded by one window of Yersinia massiliensis:
- a CDS encoding FliC/FljB family flagellin → MSQVINTNAMSLVAQNNLNKSQSALGTAIERLSSGLRINSAKDDAAGQAISNRFTASINGLTQASRNANDGISLAQTTEGALNEINDNLQNIRRLTVQASNGTNSESDRQSIQDEIDQRLSEINRISEQTEFNGVKVLSKDQTLSIQVGANDGQTIDINLSQMNATTLGMGGFDVGAAGNVSLASLGSDVKDADGNVTQMTKESLEELNDALFGAGNTGTIYTLTGEDGETVFLGIDPKTGEAQVITAEVEIDEDGLVADTITFGAAVDATAAQVSQATLLNTVDAALAQVDELRSSLGAAQNRFSSVISNLDSTVNNLSESRSRILDADFAAEVSNMSRANILQSAGTTVLAQANQVPQNVLSLLR, encoded by the coding sequence ATGTCACAGGTAATTAACACCAATGCCATGAGCCTGGTTGCACAGAACAACCTGAATAAATCCCAGTCAGCTCTGGGCACCGCCATTGAGCGCCTGTCTTCTGGTCTGCGTATTAACAGTGCGAAAGACGATGCTGCGGGTCAGGCGATCAGTAACCGCTTCACGGCCAGTATTAATGGCCTGACCCAAGCGTCTCGTAATGCTAACGATGGTATCTCTTTAGCACAAACGACTGAAGGTGCGTTGAATGAAATCAATGATAACTTGCAGAACATCCGTCGTCTGACTGTTCAGGCCTCTAACGGTACCAACTCTGAATCTGACCGTCAGTCTATCCAAGACGAAATTGATCAGCGCTTATCAGAAATCAACCGTATCTCTGAACAAACAGAGTTCAACGGCGTGAAAGTGCTGAGCAAAGATCAAACCTTGAGCATTCAAGTGGGCGCTAACGATGGCCAAACCATTGATATCAATTTGAGCCAAATGAATGCCACGACTTTAGGTATGGGTGGTTTCGACGTCGGCGCAGCGGGTAATGTTTCACTGGCAAGCCTGGGTAGCGATGTAAAAGACGCTGATGGCAATGTCACGCAGATGACCAAAGAGTCTCTGGAAGAACTGAATGATGCCCTCTTCGGCGCAGGTAACACAGGCACCATTTACACCCTGACCGGTGAAGATGGCGAAACTGTCTTCTTAGGTATCGATCCCAAAACTGGTGAAGCTCAAGTCATCACCGCAGAAGTTGAAATTGATGAAGATGGCCTTGTAGCAGATACCATTACGTTTGGTGCCGCTGTGGACGCGACTGCCGCACAAGTTTCACAGGCTACCCTGCTGAACACCGTTGACGCTGCACTGGCCCAAGTAGATGAATTGCGTTCTAGCCTGGGTGCCGCTCAGAACCGTTTCTCTTCTGTTATCAGCAACTTGGATAGCACTGTAAATAACCTGTCCGAGTCTCGCTCTCGTATTCTTGATGCCGACTTCGCTG
- the fliD gene encoding flagellar filament capping protein FliD — MASLTSLGIGSGLDTAGMLEALKVSEQMRLKPYTNLQASYEAKISAWGQISSSLDALNKSVKTLQVDAFNTLSVSNNKAFTATATSGAYADTHDVTVTQLAASHKLKTEAVPSADAAQGSKTDDNNRTLIITQKDGSEMRVELKDDETSLNQIAKAINKEDGDVSASVQRSDDGYQLVLSSKNTGVDGEMSVRVEGDDTLDGFLHVEDGGKHVDEDGILIPGGRGGNDRMTAVADAQDAKLRVDGSNYTRSSNNINDILTGVTLELKAVSEEGKSEKLTLTQDTSQVKTSIKDFVAQYNALMTQTNSASKYVPNDSVGLGDSGVQTPNPENGALMGDSMLRGMVNDIKYTVNGVYGDSDAQYSSLADIGIKIDSSTGMMTLDEAKLDEAIASNPDDVANIFMDRNGNEGLASKLSGIITNFTGDAENKIDGSIKATTDSLNGQVDVVKIQIEKTQALIDAQVERYRVQFQNLDKTMAQLNSVSNQLGALISTL; from the coding sequence ATGGCTTCATTAACTTCATTAGGAATAGGCTCAGGGCTTGATACGGCTGGCATGTTAGAAGCGCTCAAAGTCAGCGAACAAATGCGACTTAAGCCCTATACCAATCTACAAGCGAGCTACGAAGCCAAGATTTCAGCTTGGGGGCAGATTTCCAGTTCGTTAGATGCCCTCAATAAAAGCGTAAAAACGCTGCAAGTTGATGCCTTTAATACCTTGAGCGTCAGTAACAATAAGGCGTTTACGGCGACGGCAACGTCCGGTGCTTATGCCGATACGCATGATGTAACAGTGACTCAGCTTGCGGCGTCACACAAGTTGAAAACGGAAGCGGTGCCTAGTGCCGATGCTGCCCAAGGGTCAAAGACTGACGATAACAACCGTACTTTAATCATCACGCAAAAAGATGGCTCTGAAATGAGAGTCGAGCTGAAAGATGATGAAACCTCATTGAATCAAATTGCTAAGGCAATCAATAAGGAAGATGGCGATGTTAGCGCCAGTGTACAGCGTAGTGATGATGGTTATCAGTTAGTTCTTAGCTCAAAAAATACCGGTGTTGATGGCGAGATGAGCGTGCGAGTTGAAGGCGATGATACGCTGGATGGCTTCTTGCACGTTGAGGACGGTGGAAAACACGTTGATGAAGATGGGATTCTCATCCCTGGTGGGCGTGGTGGTAACGATCGCATGACGGCGGTTGCCGATGCTCAGGATGCGAAACTGCGTGTCGATGGCAGTAATTATACCCGCTCCAGCAACAATATTAACGATATCCTGACCGGCGTTACCCTTGAGCTAAAAGCGGTTTCTGAAGAGGGAAAATCTGAAAAGCTAACACTGACGCAAGACACCTCGCAGGTCAAAACCAGCATTAAAGATTTTGTGGCGCAATATAATGCGTTAATGACTCAAACCAACTCCGCCAGTAAATATGTTCCGAACGACTCGGTAGGGCTGGGAGATAGCGGTGTCCAAACCCCTAATCCAGAGAACGGCGCTCTGATGGGGGATTCGATGCTGCGCGGTATGGTGAATGACATCAAATATACCGTTAACGGCGTTTATGGTGACAGTGACGCCCAGTACAGTTCATTGGCCGACATTGGGATTAAAATTGACTCATCCACCGGCATGATGACGCTTGATGAAGCCAAACTTGATGAAGCCATTGCATCGAATCCTGATGATGTTGCCAATATCTTCATGGATCGTAATGGTAATGAAGGGCTGGCCAGCAAGTTAAGCGGCATCATCACCAACTTTACCGGCGATGCAGAAAACAAAATTGATGGCTCCATCAAAGCGACAACAGACAGCTTAAACGGCCAAGTAGATGTGGTAAAAATTCAGATTGAGAAAACGCAGGCACTGATTGATGCGCAGGTGGAACGTTATCGGGTTCAATTCCAGAATCTCGATAAAACCATGGCGCAATTAAACAGTGTCAGTAACCAGCTTGGCGCGCTTATCTCAACACTTTAA
- the fliS gene encoding flagellar export chaperone FliS gives MYTSHGSNGYAQVDLQSKLSGATPHQLITMLFDGAHNAILRAKIYFANGNVAKRGEMLSKAINIIDNGLRASLDHDVDESITGDLESLYEYMSRTLLMANLENDPDKLTQVDELLMDLAATWKEIEYQH, from the coding sequence ATGTACACATCTCACGGGTCTAACGGTTACGCGCAGGTTGACCTGCAGAGCAAGCTTTCCGGTGCAACGCCACATCAACTGATTACCATGCTATTCGATGGCGCTCACAACGCTATTTTGCGCGCAAAAATCTATTTCGCTAACGGTAATGTGGCTAAACGCGGTGAAATGCTGTCGAAAGCGATTAATATTATTGATAACGGCCTACGGGCGTCGCTGGATCATGATGTAGATGAATCGATTACGGGTGACTTAGAAAGCCTATACGAATATATGTCTCGCACCTTACTCATGGCTAATTTAGAGAATGATCCGGATAAATTGACTCAAGTAGATGAGTTATTGATGGATCTTGCGGCGACATGGAAAGAAATTGAATATCAGCACTGA
- a CDS encoding flagellar protein FliT, whose translation MSNTVITCFQESYQKNLILLEAVREEQWDAVTELAEEYVTLLQDIFENFPQALTSHENEFTVEEKNSLRDVIQCLQANDKEIANSLKSRLSFLQKNMSALHHGNQCSQLYNAQYMSIMSTVN comes from the coding sequence ATGTCTAATACCGTTATCACCTGTTTTCAGGAAAGTTATCAAAAGAATCTTATTTTGCTTGAGGCAGTGCGTGAGGAGCAATGGGATGCAGTGACTGAACTCGCTGAAGAATATGTGACCCTGCTTCAGGATATATTTGAAAATTTCCCGCAAGCGTTAACCTCTCATGAAAACGAATTCACTGTTGAGGAAAAAAACTCATTGCGTGATGTTATTCAATGTTTGCAAGCAAATGATAAAGAAATCGCTAATAGCTTAAAAAGCCGACTTTCATTTTTGCAGAAGAATATGTCAGCCTTGCACCATGGTAATCAATGTAGCCAGCTTTATAACGCGCAATATATGTCAATAATGTCGACAGTGAATTGA
- a CDS encoding flagellar protein FlhE: MLRKIIPTLAALLLPYTSQAATPGAWSKESAGGHVSVGRQLMLGQPLHAPESVPITARATRIQWHISLLTTTLPPNLQIKLCHASACRQLDGLSGKFTPDPSWPANGSYYFIYSVATTGQLRPPLRVVNNGITVNYQ; the protein is encoded by the coding sequence ATGCTCAGAAAAATCATACCCACTCTGGCTGCACTTTTGTTGCCTTACACCTCTCAGGCCGCGACACCAGGTGCTTGGAGCAAAGAGAGTGCTGGCGGCCATGTGAGTGTTGGCCGCCAACTGATGCTGGGCCAACCATTACACGCCCCAGAGTCAGTCCCCATAACGGCGAGAGCCACCCGTATCCAGTGGCATATCTCATTGCTGACCACAACGCTGCCCCCGAATTTACAGATAAAGCTCTGCCATGCGAGTGCCTGCCGGCAGCTAGATGGACTTTCGGGTAAATTCACGCCAGACCCTTCATGGCCCGCTAACGGCAGCTATTATTTTATTTATTCCGTTGCAACAACAGGACAACTCCGCCCCCCGCTACGAGTGGTCAATAACGGAATCACTGTTAATTATCAATAA
- the flhA gene encoding flagellar biosynthesis protein FlhA, with protein MANIASKLRLPNLKQTQWQILAGPVLIMMILAMMVLPLPPLVLDAFFTFNIVLSLMILLVTMFNQNTLEFSAFPTVLLFSTLLRLALNIASTRVILMDGHTGPAAAGHVVEAFGHFLVGGNFAIGIVVFAILIIINFMVITKGAGRIAEVGARFALDGMPGKQMAIDADLNAGLIGEAEARSRRKDVTQEADFYGSMDGASKFVRGDAIAGLLIMAINMIGGLIIGMVQHDMSFAQAGETYTLLTIGDGLVAQIPALIISTAAGVIVTRVSTEQDVGEQMVGQLLTNPRVMVLSAMVVGLLGMIPGMPNFIFLLFTASLLALAWWLRGKEEKEAANPKRANAKEEAAKERAEETQSTEASWSDVQMEDVLGLEVGYRLIPMVDSKQEGQLLTRIRGIRKKFAQDMGFLLPSVHIRDNLDLAPTAYRLLLKGVEIGRGEVQPERWMAINPGCAEGELAGTPCQDPAFGLPAYWIDEVLREQAQTLSYTVVDPSSVIATHLNHLIILHTDELFGRQETQMLLERLTKEMPKLVEDVIPGIVSLTLFHKVLQNLLAERVSIRDMRTIVDTLADFAGNMTDPDDLTSQVRIRLGRAITQQWFPGNDECQVIGLDTTLERLLIQSIQNNTAIEPGIANNLLSQTEQAITQQNSLRLTPVLLVNPLLRVMLSRFLRRSHPQLVVLSSMEISSTRTVRVTAVIGGEKENI; from the coding sequence ATGGCAAATATCGCCAGCAAATTACGTTTACCGAATTTAAAACAGACACAGTGGCAGATTCTCGCCGGGCCTGTTCTGATCATGATGATCCTCGCGATGATGGTGCTGCCATTACCGCCTCTCGTGCTGGACGCTTTTTTCACGTTTAATATTGTTCTGTCGTTGATGATCTTGCTGGTCACCATGTTTAACCAGAACACGCTCGAGTTTTCAGCATTTCCGACCGTGCTACTCTTCTCGACGTTGTTAAGGTTAGCGCTAAACATTGCCTCTACTCGTGTCATCTTGATGGACGGGCATACCGGCCCAGCCGCCGCTGGTCATGTGGTTGAAGCATTTGGTCACTTTCTGGTAGGTGGCAACTTCGCCATTGGTATCGTGGTTTTCGCCATTCTGATCATCATTAACTTTATGGTCATTACCAAAGGTGCGGGGCGTATCGCCGAAGTGGGTGCTCGCTTCGCCCTAGACGGTATGCCCGGTAAGCAGATGGCTATCGACGCCGACCTTAACGCGGGCTTGATTGGGGAGGCAGAAGCGCGCAGCCGTCGTAAGGACGTTACCCAAGAAGCTGATTTTTACGGTTCGATGGATGGTGCCAGTAAATTCGTTCGCGGTGATGCGATAGCTGGGCTATTAATCATGGCAATTAACATGATTGGTGGTCTGATCATTGGCATGGTTCAGCACGATATGAGCTTTGCTCAAGCCGGTGAAACCTACACGTTGCTGACCATCGGTGATGGACTGGTTGCACAGATCCCTGCATTGATTATCTCAACAGCGGCAGGCGTTATCGTTACCCGTGTCTCTACCGAGCAAGACGTCGGCGAACAAATGGTTGGGCAATTGCTCACCAATCCGCGCGTCATGGTACTTTCTGCCATGGTGGTTGGTCTGCTGGGGATGATCCCGGGTATGCCTAACTTTATCTTTCTACTCTTTACGGCCTCACTACTGGCACTCGCTTGGTGGTTGCGCGGGAAAGAAGAAAAAGAAGCAGCAAATCCGAAGCGTGCTAATGCCAAAGAAGAGGCGGCAAAAGAAAGAGCAGAAGAAACACAATCGACTGAGGCCTCTTGGTCTGATGTACAGATGGAAGATGTGCTCGGGCTGGAAGTGGGCTACCGCCTCATTCCGATGGTAGACAGTAAACAAGAAGGGCAGCTACTGACTCGAATTCGTGGCATCCGTAAGAAATTCGCGCAGGATATGGGGTTTCTGCTGCCATCGGTGCATATCCGCGACAATCTAGATCTCGCCCCCACCGCTTATCGCCTGTTACTTAAAGGGGTCGAAATTGGTCGTGGCGAAGTCCAGCCAGAACGCTGGATGGCCATCAACCCTGGCTGCGCCGAAGGCGAGTTGGCGGGTACTCCTTGTCAGGACCCCGCTTTCGGATTGCCAGCATACTGGATTGACGAGGTGCTACGCGAGCAGGCTCAAACACTGAGCTATACCGTTGTCGACCCAAGTTCAGTTATTGCGACCCACCTGAATCATCTGATCATCCTACACACAGATGAACTGTTTGGCCGCCAAGAAACACAGATGCTGCTCGAAAGGTTGACCAAAGAGATGCCCAAGCTGGTGGAAGATGTTATCCCCGGTATCGTCTCACTCACGCTATTCCACAAAGTGTTGCAAAACTTACTTGCCGAACGTGTTTCCATTCGCGATATGCGCACTATTGTCGATACCTTAGCGGATTTTGCCGGCAACATGACGGACCCTGATGACTTGACTTCTCAAGTGAGAATACGCCTTGGCCGAGCCATCACCCAGCAGTGGTTCCCCGGTAATGACGAATGCCAAGTCATTGGCTTGGACACCACGTTAGAGCGCCTACTTATTCAGTCAATCCAGAATAATACGGCGATAGAACCCGGCATCGCCAACAATTTGCTATCACAAACTGAGCAGGCGATAACTCAGCAAAACTCGTTGAGACTCACCCCCGTGTTACTGGTTAATCCCTTACTACGTGTGATGCTCTCCCGTTTCTTGCGCCGATCGCATCCACAATTGGTGGTGCTTTCCAGCATGGAAATCAGCAGCACTCGTACAGTCCGCGTAACTGCCGTGATCGGTGGCGAAAAGGAAAATATCTGA
- the flhB gene encoding flagellar biosynthesis protein FlhB, which translates to MSQDSDVEKTEDPTPHKREKARKEGQIPRSKELTSFIMLLLGWSLMFTAGGLMASRLAQLLQTGLRFDSGLVADVNTMFYQTYHLIGMMVSALLPFMLGLFITGIASPLLIGGLNLSSKSLKVDLKRISPFSGLKRMLSVQVLSELLKGVLKVTLVGCAGAFFFYKNKTYFIQLLNEPLNDALADALTLILRGLLTVIMFLLPVAGYDVFYQFMSNRKKLRMSRQEIRDEFKQQEGDPHVKGRIRQLQRAAARSRMMSDVPNADVIVNNPTHYSVALSYQEKGMSAPVVLAKGAGEIALRIRELGQQHSIPMLEAPTLARALYRHCEPGEQIPATLYSAVAEVLAWVYGIKRWRNNGGIKPKVPSQLPVPPNMDFQTRE; encoded by the coding sequence ATGTCACAAGACAGTGATGTAGAAAAAACCGAAGACCCCACCCCCCATAAACGGGAGAAAGCACGTAAAGAAGGACAGATTCCACGCTCAAAAGAGCTGACATCTTTCATTATGTTGCTATTAGGGTGGTCATTAATGTTCACCGCGGGTGGGTTGATGGCGAGTCGTTTAGCGCAGTTACTTCAAACTGGGCTGAGATTCGATAGCGGTCTTGTTGCTGATGTGAATACGATGTTTTATCAGACCTACCATCTGATAGGCATGATGGTCAGCGCACTGCTGCCTTTTATGCTTGGACTCTTTATCACCGGTATTGCTTCGCCGCTGTTAATTGGTGGCTTGAATTTGAGTTCGAAATCTCTAAAGGTCGATTTAAAACGCATATCTCCCTTTTCTGGGCTAAAGCGCATGTTATCGGTCCAAGTGCTATCTGAGCTGTTAAAAGGGGTGCTCAAGGTAACACTGGTGGGTTGCGCCGGTGCATTCTTCTTCTATAAGAATAAAACTTATTTTATTCAATTGCTTAATGAACCACTAAACGATGCACTGGCGGATGCCCTCACGCTGATTCTACGCGGTCTGTTGACGGTCATTATGTTTTTGCTGCCGGTCGCGGGCTACGACGTATTTTACCAGTTCATGAGCAACCGGAAAAAACTACGCATGAGTCGCCAAGAGATCCGCGATGAATTTAAGCAACAGGAAGGGGATCCGCACGTTAAAGGTCGCATCCGCCAACTGCAACGAGCAGCGGCCCGCAGCCGCATGATGTCAGATGTTCCCAATGCAGACGTGATTGTGAATAACCCGACGCATTACTCCGTTGCACTGTCATATCAGGAAAAAGGCATGTCAGCGCCAGTGGTACTCGCCAAAGGCGCAGGAGAAATTGCGTTACGTATTCGTGAACTGGGTCAACAACATTCCATCCCGATGCTAGAAGCACCAACACTGGCGCGCGCACTCTACCGGCATTGTGAGCCTGGTGAACAAATACCGGCGACACTTTATAGCGCCGTAGCAGAAGTACTTGCTTGGGTTTATGGCATTAAGCGTTGGCGCAATAACGGCGGAATCAAGCCAAAGGTGCCCAGCCAATTGCCCGTTCCACCCAATATGGATTTTCAAACCAGAGAGTAA
- the cheZ gene encoding protein phosphatase CheZ: MDTQPTAQPKENFQSIFSRIGHLTRLLRDSMTDLGLDRAIMDAAEAIPDARDRLNYIVSKTSQAADRALNCVEIARPLQDELNEKALALTSRWDEWFDQPVEMPVAKELVKDTRSFLTQAPIIASQTNEQLMEIMMAQDFQDLTGQVIQRMMKLIEALEKELIQVLVENMPEANNATSEKPNELKNGPQIDQSKVGIVASQDQVDDLLESLGF, from the coding sequence ATGGATACACAACCAACCGCACAACCTAAAGAGAACTTCCAAAGTATTTTTTCTCGCATTGGTCACCTGACTCGGCTACTACGTGACAGCATGACTGACCTCGGACTCGATCGTGCCATCATGGATGCCGCTGAGGCGATCCCTGATGCTCGAGACCGCCTTAACTACATTGTGAGCAAGACGTCACAAGCCGCAGATCGTGCATTGAATTGCGTTGAGATTGCTCGTCCATTGCAGGACGAGCTCAACGAGAAGGCCCTCGCACTGACCTCTCGTTGGGACGAGTGGTTTGACCAACCGGTAGAGATGCCGGTGGCAAAAGAGCTGGTGAAAGACACCCGATCATTCCTGACACAGGCCCCCATTATCGCCAGCCAAACGAATGAGCAATTAATGGAAATCATGATGGCGCAGGATTTCCAAGACCTCACCGGCCAAGTGATTCAGCGGATGATGAAGCTCATTGAAGCATTGGAGAAGGAGCTGATACAAGTTCTGGTGGAAAACATGCCCGAAGCCAATAACGCCACCAGCGAAAAACCAAACGAGCTCAAAAATGGCCCGCAAATCGACCAAAGTAAGGTTGGTATTGTCGCCTCTCAGGATCAGGTTGATGACTTACTTGAAAGCCTGGGTTTCTGA
- the cheY gene encoding chemotaxis response regulator CheY: MVDKNLRFLVVDDFATMRRIVRNLLKDLGFNNVEEAEDGHDALGKLRESSFDFVISDWNMPNLDGLQLLNEVRKDPNLSSLPVLMVTAEAKKENIIAAAQAGANGYVVKPFTAATLEEKLNKIFEKLGW; the protein is encoded by the coding sequence ATGGTAGACAAGAATTTACGTTTTTTAGTCGTTGATGACTTTGCCACTATGCGGCGCATTGTTCGTAACCTGCTCAAAGATCTGGGTTTCAACAATGTGGAAGAGGCTGAAGACGGCCACGATGCCCTCGGCAAACTGCGCGAATCATCATTCGATTTTGTCATTAGCGACTGGAACATGCCTAACCTCGATGGTTTGCAACTGCTCAATGAAGTTCGTAAAGACCCGAACCTCAGCAGCCTACCCGTTCTGATGGTCACAGCAGAAGCGAAAAAAGAAAACATTATTGCCGCCGCGCAAGCTGGCGCTAACGGGTATGTCGTCAAACCATTTACCGCCGCCACGCTGGAAGAAAAGCTGAATAAAATTTTTGAAAAACTGGGATGGTAA
- a CDS encoding protein-glutamate methylesterase/protein-glutamine glutaminase: protein MKKIKVMCVDDSTLIRNIMTSIVNSQPDMEMVAVALDPIIARDLIKIHNPDVLTLDVEMPRMDGLDFLERLMRLRPMPVIMVSSLTSKGSEITLSALELGAVDFITKPQIDLQNSMRLYSDLIAEKIRMAAQARVYRRDSQMAKPKTIKTPLFGSEKIIAIGSSTGGTEALRHVLMPMPLTCPGIVIAQHMPPGFTHSFAERLNKICSISVKEGEEGDRVLPGHAYISPGGKHMELVRSGANYHLSLNERPPLNRHRPSVDMLLQSVAKTAGKNAVGAILTGMGNDGAQGLLDMRNAGAWTLAQSEKTCVIYGMPREAVKLDAACEITDLDQISERILKNVSGQAHRI, encoded by the coding sequence ATGAAAAAAATCAAAGTAATGTGCGTGGATGACTCTACGTTAATACGTAATATCATGACCAGTATTGTCAACAGTCAACCTGATATGGAAATGGTGGCTGTAGCACTCGATCCCATCATCGCCCGTGATTTGATTAAGATTCACAATCCAGATGTGCTGACATTGGATGTTGAGATGCCACGCATGGACGGGTTGGATTTTCTAGAGCGCCTCATGCGCTTGCGACCAATGCCCGTCATTATGGTCTCTTCACTCACGAGCAAAGGATCTGAAATCACCCTGAGTGCGTTAGAACTGGGTGCCGTTGATTTCATTACCAAGCCACAAATCGATCTGCAAAACAGCATGCGTCTTTACAGTGACCTTATTGCAGAAAAGATTCGTATGGCGGCGCAGGCACGGGTCTATCGTCGCGACAGCCAAATGGCAAAACCGAAAACGATTAAGACGCCCCTGTTCGGGAGTGAAAAGATCATTGCGATTGGTTCCTCAACGGGTGGAACGGAAGCCTTGCGTCATGTGCTAATGCCGATGCCACTGACCTGTCCAGGGATCGTGATAGCACAACATATGCCACCTGGCTTTACCCACTCCTTTGCCGAGCGGCTCAATAAGATTTGCAGCATTTCAGTGAAAGAAGGTGAAGAAGGCGATCGCGTGCTTCCTGGCCATGCCTATATTTCCCCTGGCGGCAAACACATGGAACTGGTTCGCAGCGGCGCTAACTATCACCTCAGCCTTAACGAACGCCCTCCGCTCAATCGTCATCGTCCCTCGGTCGATATGCTGTTGCAATCCGTCGCCAAAACGGCGGGTAAAAATGCCGTCGGTGCCATTCTCACGGGGATGGGCAATGACGGTGCACAGGGCCTACTCGATATGCGTAATGCGGGAGCATGGACATTAGCTCAGAGCGAGAAAACCTGCGTGATTTACGGCATGCCGAGAGAGGCCGTTAAGTTAGATGCCGCCTGCGAAATTACCGACCTTGACCAAATCAGCGAACGTATTCTCAAAAATGTCTCGGGGCAAGCTCACCGTATTTAA
- a CDS encoding CheR family methyltransferase translates to MFNKNTFSKTLDSNQYIQYILADNELAKIADLIYRRAGIVLSEQKKDMVFNRLSRHLRARGLSSFKEYIAILEANPEGPEWQQFINALTTNLTSFFREAYHFPILANHARSRPTDYSVWCAAASTGEEPWSIAITLEETLGRSPNTTRVWATDIDTEVLKKATQGLYQLSDIQSLSDEQKRRWFLRGRDEQEQMVKVKTELAACVHFEQLNLMAATWNVPAPFDAIFCRNVLIYFDQKTQETIINRFAKMLKPGGLLFVGHSEHFSKSSGPLRLEGQSVYSLAGKK, encoded by the coding sequence ATGTTTAATAAAAATACTTTTAGCAAAACATTAGATTCTAATCAATATATTCAGTACATTCTAGCGGACAATGAACTGGCTAAAATTGCCGATCTTATTTATCGTCGTGCAGGTATTGTCTTATCCGAACAGAAAAAAGATATGGTTTTCAACCGCCTTTCACGTCATTTACGTGCGCGAGGTTTATCTTCTTTCAAAGAATATATTGCCATATTAGAAGCTAATCCAGAGGGCCCGGAATGGCAACAGTTTATTAATGCTCTGACCACGAATCTGACCTCCTTTTTCCGTGAAGCGTACCACTTCCCAATACTCGCCAATCATGCACGTTCACGTCCAACGGATTATTCCGTGTGGTGTGCCGCAGCCTCCACCGGCGAAGAGCCTTGGTCCATTGCCATCACGCTAGAAGAAACCCTTGGTCGTAGCCCTAACACCACGCGAGTCTGGGCGACGGACATTGACACCGAAGTATTAAAAAAAGCGACTCAAGGGCTCTATCAGTTGAGCGATATACAGTCTCTGTCAGATGAACAGAAACGCCGCTGGTTCCTGCGAGGCAGAGATGAGCAAGAACAAATGGTGAAAGTGAAGACCGAACTGGCTGCTTGCGTTCATTTCGAGCAACTCAATTTAATGGCCGCCACATGGAATGTCCCAGCGCCTTTTGACGCCATTTTTTGTCGTAACGTGTTGATTTATTTTGATCAGAAAACGCAGGAAACCATCATTAACCGCTTTGCCAAAATGCTGAAACCAGGTGGCCTACTTTTTGTCGGGCATTCGGAACATTTCAGCAAATCTAGCGGGCCACTGCGCCTAGAAGGCCAATCTGTTTACTCCCTCGCAGGGAAAAAATAA
- the fliE gene encoding flagellar hook-basal body complex protein FliE, giving the protein MSMPVQAMNNVLEQIQLQASQVKGAQQTNNGFEHKQSLNFTDILFQSISNISDLQTETKTQSQNYMSGVPGIGLNDVMVSLQKSSVALSLGVQVRNKLISAYQEIMNMSV; this is encoded by the coding sequence ATGTCGATGCCCGTACAGGCAATGAATAATGTTTTGGAGCAAATTCAGCTTCAAGCAAGTCAGGTCAAAGGCGCTCAGCAAACGAATAATGGTTTTGAACATAAGCAGTCTTTAAATTTTACGGATATTTTATTTCAAAGCATCAGTAATATTAGCGATTTGCAAACTGAGACAAAAACACAATCACAGAACTATATGAGCGGCGTGCCGGGCATCGGCCTGAACGATGTCATGGTCTCATTACAAAAATCTTCTGTCGCATTAAGCCTCGGTGTTCAAGTTCGAAATAAGCTCATTAGTGCTTATCAGGAAATAATGAATATGTCTGTCTAA